From Vigna unguiculata cultivar IT97K-499-35 chromosome 5, ASM411807v1, whole genome shotgun sequence, the proteins below share one genomic window:
- the LOC114185555 gene encoding rop guanine nucleotide exchange factor 7-like isoform X2 yields the protein MDSTITQQEVREQKQTQQQHQKHCAPLVRLRRSTNPNPFSILVFWVSKSLRSLCFRVQLSQGFCLRRIQYHGMVINNSVLYASSSSSSGFVEGKAAAMEGLSLVEKNEVVEEGKGSENGGKRGTFADLIEEKGRESSFSSDFLSSETTHEENSRSSTEDSSSPPSVGWTVQEIAASDCASPHGSEDGEKKHSVLENKEFKKQVTALPEIEMMKERFAKLLLGEDMSGCGNGVPTALAISNAITNLCEPLRSEKKAMWRREIEWFLSVSDHIVEFTPNWQTFPDGSKLEVMTCRPRSDLYVNLPALRKLDNMLLEILDSFVNTEFWYVDQGVLAPDADGVSSFRQALKRQEEKWWLPVPRVPPCGLHQNSRKQLQHKRDCTNQILKAAMAINSITIAEMDIPDSYFESLPKTARLSLGDVIHRYITSDHFSPECLLACLDLSSEHQAIEIANRAEASMYIWRKKTNSKPAISARSSSRSSWEMVKDLMVDADKRDLFAERAESLLLSLKQRFPGLPQTTLDTSKIQYNKDVGKAILESYSRVLESLAFNLVARIDDVLYVDDLTKHSDQISSLSKVGVVTHKQRISVPYSVPVPSTPYKSALGTPALSPSHISPSKGGKSPLNKDNNLHQRGAGAKKSLTDFLSIDPKGKNSGSSTEKQVSESNRVDEEVAACETDVESSTEGGASPSILDRKWHV from the exons ATGGATAGTACTATCACCCAACAAGAAGTGAGAGAACAAAAACAGACGCAACAACAGCACCAGAAGCATTGTGCCCCATTGGTGAGGCTCAGAAGGTCCACTAATCCTAACCCCTTTTCCATTCTGGTCTTCTGGGTGTCTAAATCTCTTAGAAGTTTGTGTTTCAGAGTTCAACTGTCACAAGGGTTTTGCTTGAGGAGGATTCAGTACCATGGCATGGTGATTAACAACTCTGTCCTCtatgcttcttcttcttcttcgtctgGTTTTGTTGAAGGGAAAGCTGCTGCAATGGAGGGTTTGAGTTTAGTTGAGAAGAATGAGGTTGTTGAAGAGGGTAAAGGAAGTGAAAATGGTGGTAAGAGAGGAACTTTTGCTGATTTGATTGAAGAAAAGGGTCGTGAGAGCAGTTTCAGCTCAGATTTTCTGTCATCCGAGACCACTCATGAGGAGAACAGTAGGAGTAGCACCGAGGACTCGTCTTCACCACCTTCGGTGGGTTGGACGGTTCAGGAAATTGCTGCATCAGATTGTGCCAGTCCTCATGGCAGTGAAGATGGAGAGAAGAAGCACTCGGTTTTGGAGAATAAGGAGTTTAAGAAACAAGTTACAGCCTTACCAG AGATTGAGATGATGAAGGAGAGGTTTGCAAAATTGTTACTTGGAGAAGATATGTCAGGTTGTGGAAATGGGGTCCCTACAGCCTTGGCCATCTCAAATGCCATAACCAATCTATGTG AACCCCTGCGTTCAGAGAAGAAAGCAATGTGGCGAAGGGAGATAGAGTGGTTTCTTTCTGTCAGTGATCATATAGTTGAATTCACACCTAATTGGCAGACATTTCCAGATGGAAGCAAGCTTGAG GTCATGACTTGTCGACCGCGCTCAGATCTCTATGTCAATCTTCCAGCCCTGCGCAAATTGGATAACATGCTTCTT GAAATTCTAGATAGTTTTGTGAATACAGAGTTCTGGTATGTAGACCAGGGGGTTCTAGCTCCAGATGCTGATGGTGTATCATCATTCCGACAAGCACTTAAGCGGCAGGAGGAGAAATGGTGGCTTCCTGTGCCACGAGTCCCTCCCTGTGGTCTCCATCAAAACTCAAGGAAGCAGTTGCAGCACAAACGTGATTGCACAAACCAGATATTAAAGGCTGCAATGGCCATTAACAGCATCACTATAGCAGAAATGGACATTCCTGACTCCTATTTTGAATCTCTTCCAAAg ACTGCTAGACTAAGCTTGGGGGATGTTATACATCGTTATATCACATCAGATCATTTTTCTCCCGAGTGCTTGCTGGCTTGCCTTGATTTATCTTCTGAGCATCAAGCTATAGAGATTGCGAACCGAGCCGAGGCTTCAATGTATATCTGGCGCAAGAAGACCAACTCCAAGCCTGCAATCAGTGCCAGGTCTAGTTCAAGATCATCATGGGAAATGGTCAAGGATCTCATGGTTGATGCAGACAAGAGGGATTTGTTTGCAGAGAGAGCAGAAAGCCTCTTGCTTTCCTTGAAGCAGCGTTTTCCTGGTCTGCCTCAAACAACCTTGGACACGAGCAAAATCCAATACAACAAG GATGTTGGAAAAGCCATTTTGGAGAGCTACTCTAGAGTGTTGGAGAGTTTGGCATTTAACTTGGTAGCACGGATTGATGATGTGCTCTATGTGGACGACTTGACCAAACATTCAGATCAAATCTCTTCACTCTCAAAAGTTGGTGTAGTAACTCACAAGCAGAGAATATCAGTTCCATACTCGGTACCTGTCCCCAGCACACCCTACAAATCAGCTTTAGGCACACCAGCCCTTTCTCCATCACATATTAGTCCTTCCAAGGGAGGGAAGTCTCCACTCAACAAGGACAACAACCTCCATCAAAGAGGGGCAGGTGCGAAGAAATCTTTGACTGACTTTCTTAGCATTGATCCAAAAGGGAAGAACAGTGGCAGTTCAACTGAGAAACAAGTTTCAGAATCAAATAGAGTTGATGAAGAAGTGGCAGCATGTGAAACTGATGTGGAGTCCAGTACAGAAGGTGGTGCCAGCCCAAGTATCCTTGACCGGAAATGGCATGTGTGA
- the LOC114185555 gene encoding rop guanine nucleotide exchange factor 7-like isoform X1, with the protein MDSTITQQEVREQKQTQQQHQKHCAPLVRLRRSTNPNPFSILVFWVSKSLRSLCFRVQLSQGFCLRRIQYHGMVINNSVLYASSSSSSGFVEGKAAAMEGLSLVEKNEVVEEGKGSENGGKRGTFADLIEEKGRESSFSSDFLSSETTHEENSRSSTEDSSSPPSVGWTVQEIAASDCASPHGSEDGEKKHSVLENKEFKKQVTALPEIEMMKERFAKLLLGEDMSGCGNGVPTALAISNAITNLCATLFGQLWRLEPLRSEKKAMWRREIEWFLSVSDHIVEFTPNWQTFPDGSKLEVMTCRPRSDLYVNLPALRKLDNMLLEILDSFVNTEFWYVDQGVLAPDADGVSSFRQALKRQEEKWWLPVPRVPPCGLHQNSRKQLQHKRDCTNQILKAAMAINSITIAEMDIPDSYFESLPKTARLSLGDVIHRYITSDHFSPECLLACLDLSSEHQAIEIANRAEASMYIWRKKTNSKPAISARSSSRSSWEMVKDLMVDADKRDLFAERAESLLLSLKQRFPGLPQTTLDTSKIQYNKDVGKAILESYSRVLESLAFNLVARIDDVLYVDDLTKHSDQISSLSKVGVVTHKQRISVPYSVPVPSTPYKSALGTPALSPSHISPSKGGKSPLNKDNNLHQRGAGAKKSLTDFLSIDPKGKNSGSSTEKQVSESNRVDEEVAACETDVESSTEGGASPSILDRKWHV; encoded by the exons ATGGATAGTACTATCACCCAACAAGAAGTGAGAGAACAAAAACAGACGCAACAACAGCACCAGAAGCATTGTGCCCCATTGGTGAGGCTCAGAAGGTCCACTAATCCTAACCCCTTTTCCATTCTGGTCTTCTGGGTGTCTAAATCTCTTAGAAGTTTGTGTTTCAGAGTTCAACTGTCACAAGGGTTTTGCTTGAGGAGGATTCAGTACCATGGCATGGTGATTAACAACTCTGTCCTCtatgcttcttcttcttcttcgtctgGTTTTGTTGAAGGGAAAGCTGCTGCAATGGAGGGTTTGAGTTTAGTTGAGAAGAATGAGGTTGTTGAAGAGGGTAAAGGAAGTGAAAATGGTGGTAAGAGAGGAACTTTTGCTGATTTGATTGAAGAAAAGGGTCGTGAGAGCAGTTTCAGCTCAGATTTTCTGTCATCCGAGACCACTCATGAGGAGAACAGTAGGAGTAGCACCGAGGACTCGTCTTCACCACCTTCGGTGGGTTGGACGGTTCAGGAAATTGCTGCATCAGATTGTGCCAGTCCTCATGGCAGTGAAGATGGAGAGAAGAAGCACTCGGTTTTGGAGAATAAGGAGTTTAAGAAACAAGTTACAGCCTTACCAG AGATTGAGATGATGAAGGAGAGGTTTGCAAAATTGTTACTTGGAGAAGATATGTCAGGTTGTGGAAATGGGGTCCCTACAGCCTTGGCCATCTCAAATGCCATAACCAATCTATGTG ctacTCTCTTTGGGCAACTTTGGAGGTTAGAACCCCTGCGTTCAGAGAAGAAAGCAATGTGGCGAAGGGAGATAGAGTGGTTTCTTTCTGTCAGTGATCATATAGTTGAATTCACACCTAATTGGCAGACATTTCCAGATGGAAGCAAGCTTGAG GTCATGACTTGTCGACCGCGCTCAGATCTCTATGTCAATCTTCCAGCCCTGCGCAAATTGGATAACATGCTTCTT GAAATTCTAGATAGTTTTGTGAATACAGAGTTCTGGTATGTAGACCAGGGGGTTCTAGCTCCAGATGCTGATGGTGTATCATCATTCCGACAAGCACTTAAGCGGCAGGAGGAGAAATGGTGGCTTCCTGTGCCACGAGTCCCTCCCTGTGGTCTCCATCAAAACTCAAGGAAGCAGTTGCAGCACAAACGTGATTGCACAAACCAGATATTAAAGGCTGCAATGGCCATTAACAGCATCACTATAGCAGAAATGGACATTCCTGACTCCTATTTTGAATCTCTTCCAAAg ACTGCTAGACTAAGCTTGGGGGATGTTATACATCGTTATATCACATCAGATCATTTTTCTCCCGAGTGCTTGCTGGCTTGCCTTGATTTATCTTCTGAGCATCAAGCTATAGAGATTGCGAACCGAGCCGAGGCTTCAATGTATATCTGGCGCAAGAAGACCAACTCCAAGCCTGCAATCAGTGCCAGGTCTAGTTCAAGATCATCATGGGAAATGGTCAAGGATCTCATGGTTGATGCAGACAAGAGGGATTTGTTTGCAGAGAGAGCAGAAAGCCTCTTGCTTTCCTTGAAGCAGCGTTTTCCTGGTCTGCCTCAAACAACCTTGGACACGAGCAAAATCCAATACAACAAG GATGTTGGAAAAGCCATTTTGGAGAGCTACTCTAGAGTGTTGGAGAGTTTGGCATTTAACTTGGTAGCACGGATTGATGATGTGCTCTATGTGGACGACTTGACCAAACATTCAGATCAAATCTCTTCACTCTCAAAAGTTGGTGTAGTAACTCACAAGCAGAGAATATCAGTTCCATACTCGGTACCTGTCCCCAGCACACCCTACAAATCAGCTTTAGGCACACCAGCCCTTTCTCCATCACATATTAGTCCTTCCAAGGGAGGGAAGTCTCCACTCAACAAGGACAACAACCTCCATCAAAGAGGGGCAGGTGCGAAGAAATCTTTGACTGACTTTCTTAGCATTGATCCAAAAGGGAAGAACAGTGGCAGTTCAACTGAGAAACAAGTTTCAGAATCAAATAGAGTTGATGAAGAAGTGGCAGCATGTGAAACTGATGTGGAGTCCAGTACAGAAGGTGGTGCCAGCCCAAGTATCCTTGACCGGAAATGGCATGTGTGA
- the LOC114185555 gene encoding rop guanine nucleotide exchange factor 7-like isoform X3, which produces MDSTITQQEVREQKQTQQQHQKHCAPLVRLRRVQLSQGFCLRRIQYHGMVINNSVLYASSSSSSGFVEGKAAAMEGLSLVEKNEVVEEGKGSENGGKRGTFADLIEEKGRESSFSSDFLSSETTHEENSRSSTEDSSSPPSVGWTVQEIAASDCASPHGSEDGEKKHSVLENKEFKKQVTALPEIEMMKERFAKLLLGEDMSGCGNGVPTALAISNAITNLCATLFGQLWRLEPLRSEKKAMWRREIEWFLSVSDHIVEFTPNWQTFPDGSKLEVMTCRPRSDLYVNLPALRKLDNMLLEILDSFVNTEFWYVDQGVLAPDADGVSSFRQALKRQEEKWWLPVPRVPPCGLHQNSRKQLQHKRDCTNQILKAAMAINSITIAEMDIPDSYFESLPKTARLSLGDVIHRYITSDHFSPECLLACLDLSSEHQAIEIANRAEASMYIWRKKTNSKPAISARSSSRSSWEMVKDLMVDADKRDLFAERAESLLLSLKQRFPGLPQTTLDTSKIQYNKDVGKAILESYSRVLESLAFNLVARIDDVLYVDDLTKHSDQISSLSKVGVVTHKQRISVPYSVPVPSTPYKSALGTPALSPSHISPSKGGKSPLNKDNNLHQRGAGAKKSLTDFLSIDPKGKNSGSSTEKQVSESNRVDEEVAACETDVESSTEGGASPSILDRKWHV; this is translated from the exons ATGGATAGTACTATCACCCAACAAGAAGTGAGAGAACAAAAACAGACGCAACAACAGCACCAGAAGCATTGTGCCCCATTGGTGAGGCTCAGAAG AGTTCAACTGTCACAAGGGTTTTGCTTGAGGAGGATTCAGTACCATGGCATGGTGATTAACAACTCTGTCCTCtatgcttcttcttcttcttcgtctgGTTTTGTTGAAGGGAAAGCTGCTGCAATGGAGGGTTTGAGTTTAGTTGAGAAGAATGAGGTTGTTGAAGAGGGTAAAGGAAGTGAAAATGGTGGTAAGAGAGGAACTTTTGCTGATTTGATTGAAGAAAAGGGTCGTGAGAGCAGTTTCAGCTCAGATTTTCTGTCATCCGAGACCACTCATGAGGAGAACAGTAGGAGTAGCACCGAGGACTCGTCTTCACCACCTTCGGTGGGTTGGACGGTTCAGGAAATTGCTGCATCAGATTGTGCCAGTCCTCATGGCAGTGAAGATGGAGAGAAGAAGCACTCGGTTTTGGAGAATAAGGAGTTTAAGAAACAAGTTACAGCCTTACCAG AGATTGAGATGATGAAGGAGAGGTTTGCAAAATTGTTACTTGGAGAAGATATGTCAGGTTGTGGAAATGGGGTCCCTACAGCCTTGGCCATCTCAAATGCCATAACCAATCTATGTG ctacTCTCTTTGGGCAACTTTGGAGGTTAGAACCCCTGCGTTCAGAGAAGAAAGCAATGTGGCGAAGGGAGATAGAGTGGTTTCTTTCTGTCAGTGATCATATAGTTGAATTCACACCTAATTGGCAGACATTTCCAGATGGAAGCAAGCTTGAG GTCATGACTTGTCGACCGCGCTCAGATCTCTATGTCAATCTTCCAGCCCTGCGCAAATTGGATAACATGCTTCTT GAAATTCTAGATAGTTTTGTGAATACAGAGTTCTGGTATGTAGACCAGGGGGTTCTAGCTCCAGATGCTGATGGTGTATCATCATTCCGACAAGCACTTAAGCGGCAGGAGGAGAAATGGTGGCTTCCTGTGCCACGAGTCCCTCCCTGTGGTCTCCATCAAAACTCAAGGAAGCAGTTGCAGCACAAACGTGATTGCACAAACCAGATATTAAAGGCTGCAATGGCCATTAACAGCATCACTATAGCAGAAATGGACATTCCTGACTCCTATTTTGAATCTCTTCCAAAg ACTGCTAGACTAAGCTTGGGGGATGTTATACATCGTTATATCACATCAGATCATTTTTCTCCCGAGTGCTTGCTGGCTTGCCTTGATTTATCTTCTGAGCATCAAGCTATAGAGATTGCGAACCGAGCCGAGGCTTCAATGTATATCTGGCGCAAGAAGACCAACTCCAAGCCTGCAATCAGTGCCAGGTCTAGTTCAAGATCATCATGGGAAATGGTCAAGGATCTCATGGTTGATGCAGACAAGAGGGATTTGTTTGCAGAGAGAGCAGAAAGCCTCTTGCTTTCCTTGAAGCAGCGTTTTCCTGGTCTGCCTCAAACAACCTTGGACACGAGCAAAATCCAATACAACAAG GATGTTGGAAAAGCCATTTTGGAGAGCTACTCTAGAGTGTTGGAGAGTTTGGCATTTAACTTGGTAGCACGGATTGATGATGTGCTCTATGTGGACGACTTGACCAAACATTCAGATCAAATCTCTTCACTCTCAAAAGTTGGTGTAGTAACTCACAAGCAGAGAATATCAGTTCCATACTCGGTACCTGTCCCCAGCACACCCTACAAATCAGCTTTAGGCACACCAGCCCTTTCTCCATCACATATTAGTCCTTCCAAGGGAGGGAAGTCTCCACTCAACAAGGACAACAACCTCCATCAAAGAGGGGCAGGTGCGAAGAAATCTTTGACTGACTTTCTTAGCATTGATCCAAAAGGGAAGAACAGTGGCAGTTCAACTGAGAAACAAGTTTCAGAATCAAATAGAGTTGATGAAGAAGTGGCAGCATGTGAAACTGATGTGGAGTCCAGTACAGAAGGTGGTGCCAGCCCAAGTATCCTTGACCGGAAATGGCATGTGTGA
- the LOC114185555 gene encoding rop guanine nucleotide exchange factor 7-like isoform X4, giving the protein MVINNSVLYASSSSSSGFVEGKAAAMEGLSLVEKNEVVEEGKGSENGGKRGTFADLIEEKGRESSFSSDFLSSETTHEENSRSSTEDSSSPPSVGWTVQEIAASDCASPHGSEDGEKKHSVLENKEFKKQVTALPEIEMMKERFAKLLLGEDMSGCGNGVPTALAISNAITNLCATLFGQLWRLEPLRSEKKAMWRREIEWFLSVSDHIVEFTPNWQTFPDGSKLEVMTCRPRSDLYVNLPALRKLDNMLLEILDSFVNTEFWYVDQGVLAPDADGVSSFRQALKRQEEKWWLPVPRVPPCGLHQNSRKQLQHKRDCTNQILKAAMAINSITIAEMDIPDSYFESLPKTARLSLGDVIHRYITSDHFSPECLLACLDLSSEHQAIEIANRAEASMYIWRKKTNSKPAISARSSSRSSWEMVKDLMVDADKRDLFAERAESLLLSLKQRFPGLPQTTLDTSKIQYNKDVGKAILESYSRVLESLAFNLVARIDDVLYVDDLTKHSDQISSLSKVGVVTHKQRISVPYSVPVPSTPYKSALGTPALSPSHISPSKGGKSPLNKDNNLHQRGAGAKKSLTDFLSIDPKGKNSGSSTEKQVSESNRVDEEVAACETDVESSTEGGASPSILDRKWHV; this is encoded by the exons ATGGTGATTAACAACTCTGTCCTCtatgcttcttcttcttcttcgtctgGTTTTGTTGAAGGGAAAGCTGCTGCAATGGAGGGTTTGAGTTTAGTTGAGAAGAATGAGGTTGTTGAAGAGGGTAAAGGAAGTGAAAATGGTGGTAAGAGAGGAACTTTTGCTGATTTGATTGAAGAAAAGGGTCGTGAGAGCAGTTTCAGCTCAGATTTTCTGTCATCCGAGACCACTCATGAGGAGAACAGTAGGAGTAGCACCGAGGACTCGTCTTCACCACCTTCGGTGGGTTGGACGGTTCAGGAAATTGCTGCATCAGATTGTGCCAGTCCTCATGGCAGTGAAGATGGAGAGAAGAAGCACTCGGTTTTGGAGAATAAGGAGTTTAAGAAACAAGTTACAGCCTTACCAG AGATTGAGATGATGAAGGAGAGGTTTGCAAAATTGTTACTTGGAGAAGATATGTCAGGTTGTGGAAATGGGGTCCCTACAGCCTTGGCCATCTCAAATGCCATAACCAATCTATGTG ctacTCTCTTTGGGCAACTTTGGAGGTTAGAACCCCTGCGTTCAGAGAAGAAAGCAATGTGGCGAAGGGAGATAGAGTGGTTTCTTTCTGTCAGTGATCATATAGTTGAATTCACACCTAATTGGCAGACATTTCCAGATGGAAGCAAGCTTGAG GTCATGACTTGTCGACCGCGCTCAGATCTCTATGTCAATCTTCCAGCCCTGCGCAAATTGGATAACATGCTTCTT GAAATTCTAGATAGTTTTGTGAATACAGAGTTCTGGTATGTAGACCAGGGGGTTCTAGCTCCAGATGCTGATGGTGTATCATCATTCCGACAAGCACTTAAGCGGCAGGAGGAGAAATGGTGGCTTCCTGTGCCACGAGTCCCTCCCTGTGGTCTCCATCAAAACTCAAGGAAGCAGTTGCAGCACAAACGTGATTGCACAAACCAGATATTAAAGGCTGCAATGGCCATTAACAGCATCACTATAGCAGAAATGGACATTCCTGACTCCTATTTTGAATCTCTTCCAAAg ACTGCTAGACTAAGCTTGGGGGATGTTATACATCGTTATATCACATCAGATCATTTTTCTCCCGAGTGCTTGCTGGCTTGCCTTGATTTATCTTCTGAGCATCAAGCTATAGAGATTGCGAACCGAGCCGAGGCTTCAATGTATATCTGGCGCAAGAAGACCAACTCCAAGCCTGCAATCAGTGCCAGGTCTAGTTCAAGATCATCATGGGAAATGGTCAAGGATCTCATGGTTGATGCAGACAAGAGGGATTTGTTTGCAGAGAGAGCAGAAAGCCTCTTGCTTTCCTTGAAGCAGCGTTTTCCTGGTCTGCCTCAAACAACCTTGGACACGAGCAAAATCCAATACAACAAG GATGTTGGAAAAGCCATTTTGGAGAGCTACTCTAGAGTGTTGGAGAGTTTGGCATTTAACTTGGTAGCACGGATTGATGATGTGCTCTATGTGGACGACTTGACCAAACATTCAGATCAAATCTCTTCACTCTCAAAAGTTGGTGTAGTAACTCACAAGCAGAGAATATCAGTTCCATACTCGGTACCTGTCCCCAGCACACCCTACAAATCAGCTTTAGGCACACCAGCCCTTTCTCCATCACATATTAGTCCTTCCAAGGGAGGGAAGTCTCCACTCAACAAGGACAACAACCTCCATCAAAGAGGGGCAGGTGCGAAGAAATCTTTGACTGACTTTCTTAGCATTGATCCAAAAGGGAAGAACAGTGGCAGTTCAACTGAGAAACAAGTTTCAGAATCAAATAGAGTTGATGAAGAAGTGGCAGCATGTGAAACTGATGTGGAGTCCAGTACAGAAGGTGGTGCCAGCCCAAGTATCCTTGACCGGAAATGGCATGTGTGA
- the LOC114184101 gene encoding putative lipid-transfer protein DIR1 — MEGVVKFACVVGFVVLVSIAKVDSAGECGKSTTPDNEAIKLIPCASAAQDENASVSQSCCAQVKKIGQNPSCLCAVLLSNTAKMAGVNPQIAITIPKRCNLANRPVGYKCGPYTLP; from the exons ATGGAGGGTGTTGTGAAGTTTGCATGTGTTGTTGGGTTTGTGGTGCTTGTGAGTATTGCAAAGGTGGATAGTGCTGGGGAATGTGGGAAATCTACTACCCCAGATAATGAGGCTATTAAGCTTATTCCATGTGCTTCAGCAGCACAAGATGAGAATGCTAGTGTTTCTCAGAGTTGCTGTGCACAGGTGAAGAAAATAGGGCAGAATCCTAGCTGCCTCTGTGCAGTTCTGCTATCAAACACAGCTAAAATGGCTGGAGTCAACCCTCAGATTGCTATCACCATCCCTAAGCGTTGCAACCTCGCTAATCGCCCTGTTGGTTACAAGTGTGGAC CTTACACACTGCCTTAA
- the LOC114185735 gene encoding uncharacterized protein LOC114185735: protein MEGRKQMGSSSITSELFGPNQSHKSSATGIFESMFPPPSKVLGRESLRSEASEKTASEWWSSNIDHISKESGGETQNTAHKDVSSMYQEQKVQPCQLSSSIHYGGQDIYSRPKSTQDSEFNSLMYKKDGVEDDSGTASRGNWWQGSLYY from the exons atggaaggaagGAAGCAAATGGGTTCTTCTTCTATTACTTCTGAGCTCTTTGGGCCCAATCAGTCCCATAAATCTTCTGCAACTGGAATTTTTGAATCTATGTTTCCTCCACCGTCTAAG GTGTTGGGGAGAGAGTCTCTGCGTTCTGAAGCAAGTGAGAAAACTGCAAGTGAGTGGTGGAGCTCAAATATTG ATCACATCAGCAAGGAAAGTGGTGGTGAAACTCAGAACACAGCACATAAGGATGTGAGTTCTATGTATCAGGAACAAAAAGTTCAACCATGTCAGCTTAGCTCATCAATCCATTATGGTGGCCAGGACATATATTCTCGTCCTAAGAGTACACAGGATTCTGAATTCAATTCTTTG atgtaCAAGAAAGATGGGGTTGAAGATGATTCAGGAACTGCTTCAAGAGGAAATTGGTGGCAAG GGAGTCTGTATTACTAA